Proteins encoded together in one Micromonospora kangleipakensis window:
- the tnpB gene encoding IS607 family element RNA-guided endonuclease TnpB, producing the protein MRTRQAYRFALDLTPRQERVVLAHAGAARVAHNWALARVKAVMDQRVVERTYGIPDEHLTPTIGWSLPALRRAWNAVKADVAPWWAECSKEAFNTGLDALARALTNWSDSSTGKRAGRRVGFPRFKSRRRSTPSVRFTTGAIRVEPDRKHVVLPRLGRLKLHESARKLARRLEAGTARIVSAAVRRDGGRWFVAFCVEVDRAERAPAQPQATVGVDVGVTNLAVLSTGEMVPNPRHLDGAARRMRRLARRASRRVGPDRRTGQRPSKRWERANARLGRAHARVAHRRRHGLHKLTTRLAREYATIVVEDLNVAGMLRNRRLARRIADAGFAELRRQLAYKTGWNGGRLVVADRWYPSSKTCSGCGAVKTKLTLSERTYNCTVCGLTLDRDLNAARNLAAFAAEVTTAGSGPVAGRGADHKTRQGRPVAVKRQPGIALASKTGTVPPQGGTSNHMLTKAS; encoded by the coding sequence GTGAGGACAAGGCAGGCGTACCGCTTCGCGTTGGACCTGACGCCCCGACAGGAGCGGGTGGTGCTGGCTCACGCGGGGGCGGCGCGGGTGGCGCACAACTGGGCGCTTGCTCGGGTCAAGGCGGTCATGGACCAGCGGGTCGTCGAGCGCACGTACGGCATCCCCGACGAGCACCTCACCCCCACGATCGGCTGGTCTCTGCCGGCGCTGCGCAGGGCGTGGAACGCGGTGAAGGCGGATGTGGCGCCGTGGTGGGCCGAGTGTTCGAAGGAGGCGTTCAACACCGGTCTGGACGCGCTGGCCAGGGCGTTGACGAACTGGTCCGATTCCAGCACCGGTAAGCGCGCCGGACGCCGGGTGGGGTTCCCGCGGTTCAAGTCCCGGCGCCGCTCGACCCCGTCGGTGCGGTTCACCACCGGGGCTATCCGCGTCGAACCGGACCGCAAGCATGTGGTGTTGCCCCGGCTCGGCCGGTTGAAGCTGCACGAGTCCGCCCGCAAACTCGCCCGCCGGCTTGAGGCGGGCACCGCTCGGATCGTGTCGGCGGCGGTGCGCCGCGACGGGGGCCGCTGGTTCGTGGCGTTCTGCGTCGAAGTCGACCGCGCTGAACGCGCGCCGGCGCAGCCACAGGCCACGGTCGGCGTGGATGTTGGGGTCACCAACCTCGCCGTGCTGTCCACCGGCGAGATGGTGCCCAACCCGCGCCACTTGGATGGCGCGGCCCGCAGGATGCGGCGTCTCGCCCGGCGCGCCTCTCGCCGGGTCGGCCCTGACCGGCGCACCGGGCAACGTCCGTCCAAGCGGTGGGAGCGGGCCAACGCCCGGCTCGGCCGGGCGCATGCCCGGGTCGCTCATCGGCGCCGCCACGGCCTGCACAAGCTCACCACCCGGCTCGCCCGCGAGTACGCCACCATCGTGGTCGAAGACCTCAATGTCGCCGGGATGCTGCGCAACCGGCGGCTGGCCCGGCGCATCGCCGACGCCGGATTCGCCGAGTTGCGCCGGCAACTGGCCTACAAGACCGGATGGAACGGCGGCCGACTGGTCGTGGCCGATCGCTGGTATCCGTCCTCAAAAACCTGCTCGGGTTGCGGCGCGGTGAAAACCAAGCTGACCCTGTCCGAGCGGACCTACAACTGCACCGTGTGCGGCCTGACCCTCGACCGGGACCTCAACGCCGCACGTAACCTTGCCGCATTCGCGGCTGAGGTGACCACCGCCGGGAGTGGCCCGGTGGCCGGACGTGGAGCCGACCATAAGACCCGCCAAGGCAGGCCGGTGGCCGTGAAGCGTCAACCCGGCATCGCTTTAGCGAGCAAGACCGGGACCGTCCCACCGCAAGGCGGGACATCCAATCACATGCTCACCAAAGCATCATGA
- a CDS encoding LLM class F420-dependent oxidoreductase — translation MTVPLSGIPLADHAAVYAALDQAGFTDVWSSEVAGADAFTPLALAAAWQPGLRLGTAITPVFTRGPGLLAMTAAALAETAPGRFALGIGASSPVLVRDWNAVRFDEPFRRTRDVLRFLRAALRGETVDEVYDTFTVRRFTLERPPAVPPPVLLAALRPGMLRLAAAEADGVILNWLAADDVPRALAELGDRRPGFEVVARIFVCPTEDAAHARALGRRLITGYLTVPAYAAFHRWLGREATLGPMWAAWAAGDRRGAAAAVPDEVVDALVLHGSPEHCAAQVRHYADAGVDVPVMGLLPTPELAAGGAAALATLIPRLGVTDADRS, via the coding sequence ATGACGGTGCCGCTGAGCGGCATCCCGCTCGCCGACCACGCCGCGGTCTACGCGGCCCTCGACCAGGCCGGCTTCACCGACGTCTGGTCGTCGGAGGTGGCCGGCGCCGACGCGTTCACCCCGCTGGCGCTCGCCGCGGCCTGGCAGCCGGGGCTGCGGCTCGGCACCGCGATCACCCCGGTCTTCACCCGGGGACCCGGGCTGCTGGCGATGACCGCAGCCGCCCTCGCCGAGACCGCCCCCGGCCGCTTCGCCCTCGGCATCGGCGCCTCCTCGCCGGTGCTGGTGCGGGACTGGAACGCGGTCCGCTTCGACGAGCCGTTCCGGCGGACCCGGGACGTGCTGCGGTTCCTCCGCGCCGCGCTGCGCGGGGAAACCGTCGACGAGGTCTACGACACGTTCACCGTCCGCCGGTTCACCCTGGAACGCCCGCCGGCCGTCCCGCCACCGGTGCTGCTGGCCGCGCTGCGCCCCGGCATGCTCCGCCTCGCCGCCGCCGAGGCCGACGGGGTGATCCTCAACTGGCTCGCCGCCGACGACGTGCCCCGGGCCCTCGCCGAACTCGGCGACCGCCGGCCGGGCTTCGAGGTCGTCGCCCGGATCTTCGTCTGCCCCACCGAGGACGCCGCGCACGCCCGCGCGCTGGGCCGCCGGCTGATCACCGGCTACCTCACCGTCCCCGCGTACGCCGCCTTCCACCGCTGGCTCGGCCGGGAGGCGACGCTCGGTCCGATGTGGGCGGCGTGGGCGGCCGGGGACCGGCGGGGCGCCGCGGCGGCCGTGCCCGACGAGGTGGTCGACGCGCTGGTGCTGCACGGCTCGCCCGAGCACTGCGCGGCGCAGGTCCGCCACTACGCCGACGCCGGGGTGGACGTACCGGTGATGGGACTGCTGCCCACCCCGGAGCTGGCCGCCGGCGGCGCGGCGGCGCTGGCCACACTGATCCCCCGACTGGGCGTCACCGACGCGGACCGGAGCTGA
- a CDS encoding phosphatase PAP2 family protein: protein MRVRETARGWTAVWLVVLALVQAAAFLVVWRFALHTEVGQWLDTVALTGNRIGQERIDGPVDRILNAMSVVSLLVATAVIGFIALIRGRKALAVTATLLIAGANVSTQLLKYVLTRPDFGVDPERAAAGNSMPSGHTAIAASVAVALILVLPRKVRVLGAFLGVGYAAAAGVATLSAGWHRPSDAVAAFLVVGVWAALAGLVLLFFQRERAQVSSADSHRVAAAVLGISGGLAVVGCGLALSWLLDLRDVPAAELGRRPLFVAYTGSAAGIAGTMAMVAALVLAVVHRLVPRYKG from the coding sequence GTGCGGGTGCGGGAGACGGCGAGGGGTTGGACGGCGGTCTGGTTGGTCGTGCTGGCCCTGGTGCAGGCGGCCGCCTTCCTCGTGGTGTGGCGCTTCGCCCTGCACACCGAGGTCGGCCAGTGGCTCGACACGGTGGCGCTCACCGGCAACCGGATCGGCCAGGAGCGGATCGACGGGCCGGTGGACCGGATCCTCAACGCCATGTCGGTGGTGTCCCTGCTGGTGGCCACCGCGGTGATCGGCTTCATCGCGCTGATCCGGGGCCGCAAGGCCCTCGCGGTCACGGCCACCCTGCTGATCGCCGGCGCGAACGTCAGCACCCAGCTGCTCAAGTACGTCCTCACCCGGCCGGACTTCGGCGTCGACCCGGAGCGCGCGGCGGCCGGCAACAGCATGCCCAGCGGACACACCGCCATCGCGGCGTCGGTCGCGGTGGCGCTGATCCTCGTGCTGCCCCGCAAGGTCCGGGTGCTCGGCGCGTTCCTCGGCGTCGGCTACGCGGCCGCCGCGGGGGTGGCCACCCTCTCCGCCGGCTGGCACCGGCCCAGCGACGCCGTGGCGGCGTTCCTCGTGGTCGGGGTCTGGGCCGCGCTGGCCGGCCTGGTCCTGCTGTTCTTCCAGCGGGAACGGGCGCAGGTGTCGTCGGCCGACTCGCACCGGGTCGCTGCCGCGGTGCTCGGGATCAGCGGAGGGCTCGCGGTCGTCGGGTGCGGGCTCGCCCTGTCGTGGCTGCTCGACCTCCGCGACGTCCCGGCGGCCGAACTCGGCCGCCGGCCGCTCTTCGTCGCGTACACGGGCAGCGCGGCCGGCATCGCCGGGACGATGGCCATGGTGGCCGCGCTGGTCCTCGCGGTGGTGCACCGCCTGGTGCCCCGCTACAAGGGCTAA
- a CDS encoding roadblock/LC7 domain-containing protein → MSQEARDLSWLVNAFAERVPGVAHAVVVSSDGLLVAISAHLPRDHADKLAAVTSGLMSITAGAAQMFDGDIVKQTVVEMGRGYFLVMQIRDGSILATLAAAEADIGVVGYEMARLAKQAGEMLTPALRAELQQALPR, encoded by the coding sequence TTGAGCCAGGAGGCGCGTGACCTGAGCTGGCTGGTGAACGCGTTCGCCGAACGGGTCCCCGGGGTGGCGCACGCGGTGGTGGTCTCCTCCGACGGGCTGCTGGTGGCGATCTCCGCCCACCTGCCCCGCGACCACGCCGACAAGCTGGCCGCGGTGACCTCGGGGCTGATGAGCATCACCGCGGGCGCCGCCCAGATGTTCGACGGCGACATCGTCAAGCAGACCGTCGTGGAGATGGGGCGCGGGTACTTCCTCGTCATGCAGATCCGGGACGGCTCGATCCTGGCCACCCTGGCCGCCGCCGAGGCCGACATCGGCGTGGTCGGCTACGAGATGGCGCGGTTGGCGAAGCAGGCCGGCGAGATGCTCACCCCCGCGCTGCGGGCGGAGCTGCAGCAGGCCCTGCCCCGCTGA
- a CDS encoding SDR family oxidoreductase, translating into MNLTDRVAVITGGAGGIGSALARRFVAEGAAAVVLADLDADAARAVAAEIGPVAHAVGLDVTDEEQVRALVEETERRYGRIDLFCANAGVATGGGVEAPDADWDRAWRVNVLAHVYTARAVLPAMLRRGSGHLLLTCSAAGLLTAVGDAPYSATKHAAVGFAEWLAITYRDAGIRVSALCPQGVDTPMLAGGLAAGHLGARVIAASGAVLTPDQVADATIAGLAEERFLILPHPEVADYARRRAEDPDGWQAGLRKLVRKLRG; encoded by the coding sequence ATGAACCTCACCGATCGGGTGGCCGTGATCACCGGCGGGGCCGGCGGCATCGGGTCCGCGCTGGCCCGCCGCTTCGTCGCCGAGGGCGCCGCCGCCGTCGTCCTCGCCGACCTGGACGCCGACGCGGCCCGCGCGGTCGCCGCGGAGATCGGCCCGGTCGCGCACGCCGTCGGCCTGGACGTCACCGACGAGGAGCAGGTCCGCGCGCTGGTGGAGGAGACCGAGCGGCGGTACGGGCGGATCGACCTGTTCTGCGCCAACGCCGGCGTGGCCACCGGCGGGGGAGTGGAGGCCCCCGACGCCGACTGGGACCGGGCCTGGCGGGTGAACGTCCTCGCCCACGTCTACACCGCCCGGGCCGTGCTCCCGGCGATGCTGCGCCGCGGCTCGGGGCACCTGCTGCTCACCTGCTCGGCGGCGGGTCTGCTCACCGCGGTCGGCGACGCCCCGTACAGCGCGACCAAGCACGCCGCGGTCGGCTTCGCCGAATGGCTCGCCATCACCTACCGGGACGCCGGCATCCGGGTCAGCGCGCTCTGCCCGCAGGGCGTGGACACCCCGATGCTCGCCGGCGGCCTCGCCGCCGGTCACCTCGGCGCCCGGGTCATCGCCGCCTCCGGGGCGGTGCTCACCCCCGACCAGGTCGCCGACGCGACCATCGCCGGGCTGGCCGAGGAGCGGTTCCTGATCCTGCCCCACCCGGAGGTCGCCGACTACGCCCGGCGGCGCGCCGAGGACCCGGACGGCTGGCAGGCCGGCCTGCGCAAGCTGGTCCGCAAGCTGCGCGGCTGA
- a CDS encoding nitrate- and nitrite sensing domain-containing protein: MGAGPDPDRGAVSNHRRNRFDVRVVPHRRRSALRLRDWRMRTKLATVLIIPSVAFLVLAGVQTRALVGQTTTLSAFAQQVGIGRQITAAVDRLQQERDRTAGELAALHKSAGGAARDAAIAVLKPLQTASDQAMADLRGAADPLADADAAWRVAYSEALEAYDQVIYIRATVPPAVLSSDTILSNYHRAIDALLNLLAEPSPGDDQRALTDAVLRYVQLSRVKELSSRIRGQLYAVARAGRYELDDQMTLTDLRAQQLTALSAFRVVATADQVRRYDQTSVNPGFVLATKLEETTLPGAAAEPAVLLAPEWWIVSEQRQDLLHRLENEVLDDTVRRADDASSGQLRDTLLVVGGIVAVLLVAVLISLLIGRSIARSMRLLRSQALRIAQVELPDALDRLRAVDSPVTGIDVHPAVVRSLDEIGELAEAFVAVHRSAVSVAVEQALMRRNVNAMFVNLARRSQVLVERQLELLDDLEREESDPEQLENLFKLDHLAARMRRNDESLLVLAGTESTRRWTRPVGLVAVLLAAGAEIEQYQRVRHSSTGDLHVVGHAVGDLVHLFAELLENATAFSRPDTLVRVTARPEGLGALVEIADQGLGMSPSALAEANALLAEPPAADVAASERMGLFVVSHLGARHRVQIRLQGGQDGLVAQVRIPAELLAPASAPELDAPAWPRMLTTEVRAATRPATPRAVPVPRRSEQLAEVPVAGRRPEAPTELPVAGRRPEPPAAPPQNRQVPIRAENVLTPAAAAGGGWFSRQGPSSSTLGVTPPPAETPVTGGTNERGLPVRVPMAQLAAVTRSARPDEPAPRHEPDPDAVGGMLSRFYGGVRRAEAEETRVLIMPPVGDRSEGVGSSSAADRARRAVEVATGDEPA; this comes from the coding sequence GTGGGCGCAGGTCCCGACCCCGATCGGGGCGCGGTCTCGAACCACCGCCGGAACCGGTTCGACGTCCGGGTCGTGCCGCACCGCCGCCGTTCGGCCCTGCGGCTGCGGGACTGGCGGATGCGCACCAAGCTCGCCACCGTGCTGATCATCCCCTCGGTGGCGTTCCTGGTCCTGGCCGGAGTGCAGACCCGGGCGCTGGTCGGGCAGACCACCACCCTCAGCGCCTTCGCCCAGCAGGTCGGCATCGGCCGGCAGATCACCGCCGCGGTGGACCGGCTCCAGCAGGAGCGGGACCGGACCGCGGGCGAGCTGGCCGCGCTGCACAAGTCCGCCGGCGGCGCCGCACGGGACGCCGCAATCGCCGTGCTGAAACCGCTGCAGACCGCCTCCGACCAGGCCATGGCCGACCTGCGCGGGGCGGCCGACCCGCTCGCCGACGCCGACGCCGCCTGGCGGGTCGCCTACTCCGAGGCGCTCGAGGCATACGACCAGGTCATCTACATTCGGGCCACGGTGCCGCCGGCGGTGCTCAGCAGCGACACCATCCTGAGCAACTACCACCGGGCCATCGACGCCCTGCTCAACCTGCTGGCTGAGCCCTCGCCCGGCGACGACCAGCGGGCGCTCACCGACGCGGTGCTGCGCTACGTCCAGCTCTCCCGGGTCAAGGAGCTCTCCTCACGGATCCGTGGGCAGCTCTACGCCGTCGCCCGCGCCGGCCGGTACGAGCTGGACGACCAGATGACCCTGACCGACCTGCGGGCCCAGCAGCTGACCGCCCTGAGCGCGTTCCGGGTCGTCGCGACCGCGGACCAGGTTCGCCGGTACGACCAGACCTCCGTGAACCCGGGGTTCGTTTTGGCCACCAAGCTGGAGGAGACGACCCTGCCCGGCGCCGCCGCCGAACCGGCGGTGCTGCTCGCGCCAGAGTGGTGGATTGTCAGCGAGCAGCGTCAGGACCTGCTGCACCGGCTCGAGAACGAGGTCCTCGACGACACCGTACGCCGGGCCGACGACGCCAGCTCGGGGCAGCTGCGGGACACCCTGCTGGTGGTCGGCGGCATCGTCGCCGTGCTGCTGGTCGCCGTGCTGATCTCGCTGCTGATCGGTCGCTCCATCGCCCGGTCCATGCGGCTGCTGCGCAGCCAGGCGTTGCGGATCGCGCAGGTCGAGCTGCCCGACGCCCTCGACCGGCTGCGCGCCGTGGACAGCCCGGTGACCGGGATCGACGTGCACCCGGCGGTGGTCCGCTCGCTGGACGAGATCGGCGAGCTGGCCGAGGCGTTCGTGGCGGTGCACCGCAGCGCGGTCAGCGTCGCCGTCGAGCAGGCGCTGATGCGCCGCAACGTCAACGCGATGTTCGTCAACCTCGCCCGGCGCAGCCAGGTGCTGGTCGAGCGGCAGCTCGAACTCCTCGACGACCTGGAACGCGAGGAGAGCGACCCGGAGCAGCTGGAGAACCTGTTCAAGCTGGACCACCTGGCCGCCCGCATGCGCCGTAACGACGAGAGCCTGCTGGTGCTGGCCGGCACGGAGTCCACCCGGCGGTGGACCCGCCCGGTCGGCCTCGTGGCGGTGCTGCTCGCCGCCGGTGCCGAGATCGAGCAGTACCAGCGGGTCCGCCACTCCTCGACCGGGGACCTGCACGTGGTCGGGCACGCCGTCGGCGACCTGGTGCACCTCTTCGCCGAGCTGCTGGAGAACGCGACCGCGTTCTCCCGCCCGGACACCCTCGTCCGGGTCACCGCCCGGCCCGAGGGCCTCGGGGCGCTGGTGGAGATCGCCGACCAGGGGCTCGGGATGAGCCCGAGCGCGCTGGCGGAGGCGAACGCGCTGCTGGCCGAGCCGCCGGCGGCCGACGTCGCGGCCTCCGAGCGAATGGGTCTGTTCGTGGTCAGCCACCTGGGCGCCCGGCACCGCGTGCAGATCCGGTTGCAGGGCGGTCAGGACGGCCTGGTCGCCCAGGTCCGGATCCCCGCCGAGCTGCTCGCGCCGGCGTCCGCTCCCGAGCTGGACGCACCGGCCTGGCCCCGGATGCTGACCACCGAGGTCCGCGCGGCCACCCGGCCGGCCACCCCGCGCGCCGTGCCGGTGCCGCGCCGGTCCGAGCAGCTGGCGGAGGTGCCGGTGGCGGGTCGCCGGCCGGAGGCCCCGACGGAGCTGCCCGTGGCGGGCCGGCGGCCGGAGCCGCCGGCGGCGCCGCCGCAGAACCGGCAGGTGCCGATCCGGGCCGAGAACGTGCTCACCCCGGCCGCGGCGGCCGGCGGTGGCTGGTTCTCCCGGCAGGGGCCGTCGTCGTCGACGCTCGGCGTAACACCGCCGCCGGCCGAGACGCCGGTGACCGGAGGGACCAACGAGCGGGGCCTGCCGGTACGGGTGCCGATGGCGCAGCTGGCCGCGGTCACCCGCTCCGCCCGTCCCGACGAGCCCGCCCCACGGCACGAGCCCGACCCGGACGCGGTCGGCGGCATGCTCTCCCGCTTCTACGGCGGGGTGCGGCGGGCCGAGGCCGAGGAGACCAGAGTGTTGATCATGCCGCCCGTCGGCGATCGCAGTGAAGGGGTGGGCAGCAGTTCCGCCGCGGACCGAGCCCGCCGGGCGGTCGAAGTCGCTACCGGGGACGAGCCAGCGTGA
- a CDS encoding YbhB/YbcL family Raf kinase inhibitor-like protein: MAGIMLRSTAFNDHDQLPGRFAREGENVSPPLEWSQVPDATEELVLIVEDPDAGKAPFLHWLVTGISPGSGGVAEGAVPEGGREWPNGFGTAGWGGPHPPLHEDPHRYFFRLYALERPLDLPEAPQATDVHRALTDKEIASGTMVGTYYRS; encoded by the coding sequence ATGGCCGGCATCATGCTGCGCAGCACCGCGTTCAATGACCACGACCAGCTACCGGGACGCTTCGCCCGGGAGGGCGAAAACGTCTCGCCACCGCTGGAGTGGTCCCAGGTTCCGGATGCGACCGAGGAGCTGGTCCTGATCGTCGAGGACCCGGACGCCGGGAAGGCTCCTTTCCTGCACTGGCTGGTTACCGGGATCTCGCCCGGGTCCGGCGGGGTCGCCGAGGGCGCGGTGCCCGAAGGGGGCCGCGAGTGGCCCAACGGCTTCGGCACGGCCGGGTGGGGCGGCCCGCATCCACCGCTGCACGAGGACCCGCACCGGTACTTCTTCCGCCTCTACGCGCTGGAGCGACCGCTGGACCTGCCCGAGGCGCCCCAGGCGACCGACGTGCACCGCGCGCTCACCGACAAGGAGATCGCCAGCGGCACGATGGTCGGCACCTACTACCGCAGTTAG
- a CDS encoding FGGY family carbohydrate kinase — protein MNILALDLGTSSVRGLVLDADATPRPGALARRKVHLATGEDGTGTLDGRRYLACLAECLDELADAGHLRDIELVTPCAQWHSVVPLDADGEPLGPVLTWMDTRPAPSAGAAGPADPDAFHQRTGTWWHRGYWSVRLPWLREQAATPVARFAGLAEYVLGALLAEAPMSISMASGTGLLDLCRLDWDAEACELAGVRPGELPALAPTGWLGRLRPEHARRWPQLAGARWTAPVGDGAASNVGSGCVDPSRAAVTVGTSAAVRIIQPVPAGAELPPLPYQLWRYRVDHEHVVTGTAYSSGGNLFAWAKRELRLPEGAELEAALSRVPADGRVLANPRFGGDRPPGLAPAGSGELLGLSFGATAVDLLAGLMTGLCRLVAEDLTVLESGVVKPAEVVLGGGAMAASAWWRAAFVAALAPRPVRHQRHPEIGATGAALLALGRVADGARVGGIGRTDEVDAPNTVAGARPG, from the coding sequence ATGAACATTCTCGCTCTCGACCTGGGCACCTCCTCCGTACGCGGACTCGTGCTGGACGCGGACGCCACCCCGCGGCCCGGCGCGCTGGCCCGGCGGAAGGTGCACCTGGCCACCGGCGAGGACGGCACCGGCACCCTGGACGGCCGCCGCTATCTCGCCTGCCTGGCGGAGTGCCTGGACGAGCTGGCCGACGCCGGCCACCTGCGGGACATCGAGCTGGTGACGCCCTGCGCGCAGTGGCACTCGGTGGTCCCGCTGGACGCCGACGGCGAACCGCTCGGGCCGGTGCTGACCTGGATGGACACCCGGCCGGCGCCGTCCGCGGGCGCCGCCGGTCCGGCCGACCCGGACGCCTTCCACCAGCGCACCGGCACCTGGTGGCACCGCGGTTACTGGTCGGTGCGGCTGCCCTGGCTGCGGGAGCAGGCGGCCACCCCGGTCGCCCGCTTCGCCGGCCTGGCCGAGTACGTCCTCGGGGCGCTGCTCGCCGAGGCGCCGATGTCCATCTCGATGGCCTCCGGGACCGGACTGCTCGACCTGTGCCGGCTGGACTGGGACGCGGAGGCCTGCGAGCTGGCCGGCGTACGCCCCGGCGAGCTGCCCGCGTTGGCCCCGACGGGGTGGCTCGGCCGGCTGCGTCCCGAGCACGCCCGGCGCTGGCCGCAGCTGGCTGGGGCCCGGTGGACCGCGCCGGTGGGCGACGGCGCGGCGTCCAACGTGGGCTCCGGCTGCGTCGACCCGTCCCGGGCCGCGGTCACCGTGGGCACCTCGGCCGCGGTACGCATCATCCAGCCGGTGCCGGCCGGCGCGGAGCTGCCGCCGCTGCCCTACCAGCTCTGGCGGTACCGGGTCGACCACGAGCACGTGGTGACCGGAACGGCGTACTCCAGCGGCGGGAACCTCTTCGCCTGGGCCAAGCGGGAGCTGCGGCTGCCCGAAGGCGCCGAGCTGGAGGCGGCGCTGTCCCGAGTGCCGGCGGACGGCCGGGTGCTGGCCAATCCGCGCTTCGGCGGTGACCGCCCGCCGGGCCTGGCGCCGGCCGGCTCCGGTGAGCTGCTCGGGCTCAGCTTCGGCGCCACCGCCGTCGACCTCCTCGCCGGCCTGATGACGGGCCTGTGCCGGCTGGTCGCCGAGGACCTGACGGTGCTGGAGTCCGGTGTGGTGAAGCCGGCCGAGGTGGTGCTCGGCGGGGGAGCGATGGCCGCTTCGGCGTGGTGGCGGGCGGCGTTCGTCGCCGCGCTGGCGCCACGGCCGGTGCGGCACCAGCGGCATCCGGAGATCGGGGCGACCGGCGCCGCGCTCCTGGCGCTGGGGCGGGTCGCCGACGGAGCTCGCGTGGGTGGCATCGGCCGGACGGACGAGGTGGACGCGCCGAACACCGTAGCCGGTGCCCGGCCGGGCTGA
- a CDS encoding maleylpyruvate isomerase N-terminal domain-containing protein: MDGVRTAFRDECARLEEVLRGLAGTDLDRLTPCPPWRVRDLVAHVRTGAGRLVDMLATPAPDRAEVDAAGYFGAAKFTPEVDSARIDSARREARELAGVPEVAADFARAWRATDAAVAAQPAGRLVRTRHGDAMTLTEFLRTRVVEVGVHGLDLAEALDRRPWLTPTAAAVVAHLLTGGRPVPAGLDWDPLTTIRKATGRSDLTDRERTLVDESGLRWLSFGG, translated from the coding sequence GTGGACGGGGTGCGGACGGCGTTCCGGGACGAGTGCGCGCGGCTGGAGGAGGTGCTGCGCGGGCTGGCCGGCACCGACCTCGACCGGCTGACCCCCTGCCCGCCCTGGCGGGTACGGGACCTCGTCGCGCACGTCCGGACCGGCGCCGGCCGGCTGGTCGACATGCTCGCCACACCCGCCCCGGACCGGGCGGAGGTGGACGCCGCCGGCTACTTCGGGGCCGCCAAGTTCACCCCCGAGGTGGACAGCGCCCGGATCGACAGCGCCCGGCGCGAGGCGCGGGAACTGGCCGGCGTCCCGGAGGTGGCGGCGGACTTCGCGCGGGCCTGGCGGGCGACCGACGCGGCCGTCGCCGCGCAGCCGGCGGGGCGGCTGGTCCGCACCCGGCACGGCGACGCGATGACGCTCACCGAGTTCCTGCGGACCCGGGTGGTGGAGGTCGGCGTGCACGGCCTGGACCTGGCCGAGGCGCTGGACCGGCGGCCCTGGCTGACCCCGACGGCCGCCGCGGTGGTGGCCCACCTGCTGACCGGTGGCCGGCCCGTCCCGGCCGGGCTCGACTGGGACCCGCTGACGACGATCCGCAAGGCCACCGGCCGGTCCGACCTGACCGACCGGGAGCGCACGCTGGTCGACGAGTCCGGCCTCCGCTGGCTCTCCTTCGGCGGCTGA
- a CDS encoding DUF1028 domain-containing protein, producing MTFSIVARSADGRLHGVAVASKFLAAGALVPAAEAEVGAVATQAHVNLAYRPQGLALLRTGVAAADVVAGLVAADPGRDDRQLGVVGATGDGATWTGPRCHPWAGGQAGDGWAAQGNILAGPHVIDAVRDAWLAGTGLPFPQRLLAALHAGDRAGGDRRGRQSAGLLVVERHGGYAGTGDTLVDLRVDDHPDPVTELGRLLDTHTMLFGRPDPATLRDLAGPLADEVAGLLAAVGHPVGAAGLDDALASWAGVENLEERLVPGRIDPIVLDHLRRTAPHVPAARTGD from the coding sequence GTGACCTTCTCGATCGTCGCCCGGTCCGCCGACGGCCGCCTGCACGGCGTCGCCGTGGCCAGCAAGTTCCTCGCCGCCGGCGCGCTGGTGCCGGCCGCCGAGGCGGAGGTGGGCGCCGTCGCCACCCAGGCGCACGTCAACCTCGCGTACCGGCCGCAGGGGTTGGCGCTGCTGCGCACCGGCGTGGCCGCCGCGGACGTGGTGGCCGGCCTGGTCGCCGCCGACCCGGGCCGGGACGACCGACAGCTCGGCGTGGTCGGGGCGACCGGCGACGGCGCGACCTGGACCGGGCCGCGCTGCCACCCGTGGGCCGGCGGCCAGGCCGGCGACGGCTGGGCCGCGCAGGGCAACATCCTCGCCGGGCCGCACGTCATCGACGCGGTCCGGGACGCCTGGCTGGCCGGCACCGGCCTGCCGTTCCCGCAGCGGCTGCTCGCCGCGCTGCACGCCGGGGACCGGGCCGGCGGCGACCGGCGCGGCCGGCAGAGCGCCGGGCTGCTGGTGGTGGAGCGCCACGGCGGGTACGCCGGCACCGGCGACACCCTGGTCGACCTGCGGGTGGACGACCATCCCGACCCGGTGACCGAGCTGGGGCGGCTGCTCGACACGCACACCATGCTCTTCGGCAGGCCCGACCCGGCCACCCTGCGGGACCTGGCCGGGCCGCTCGCCGACGAGGTCGCCGGCCTGCTCGCGGCGGTCGGCCACCCGGTGGGCGCGGCAGGCCTGGACGACGCGCTCGCCTCCTGGGCCGGGGTGGAGAACCTCGAGGAGCGGCTGGTGCCCGGCCGGATCGACCCGATCGTCCTGGACCACCTGCGCCGCACCGCACCGCACGTCCCGGCCGCCCGCACCGGCGACTGA